The nucleotide sequence ACCACATTGGCTTGTTTTTTTGCCTTGGCACGGGTTTCCAATCTGTCAATAAGTGCTTCCACAGGCATTTTCTTCTCGGGAATTAAGGTTGCGGCGGCGGCACTGCCAATTCCCGCATTGATGGCAATAAATCCCGAATCCCTCCCCATTACTTCTACAAAGAACAATCTGTCATGGGAAGTCGCTGTGTCTCTGATTTTATCAATTGCTTCAATAGCCGTGTTACAAGCTGTGTCAAAACCAATGGTATTATCCGTGCCCGAAAGGTCATTGTCAATGGTACCAGGTAAGCCAATAGCAGGAATGCCATATTCTTTATAAAAAAGATGTGCTCCTGTAAGAGAACCGTCTCCTCCAATTACTACCAAGGCATTGATACCATGTTTTTGAAGGTTTTCATAGGCTTTTTTTCTGCCTTCAGGAGTGCGGAACTCCATGCTTCGGGCTGATTTCAGGAAAGTTCCTCCCCTCTCCAGGATATAGGCAATATCTGAGCTGTCCAGCTGCTTGATATCGTTTTGGATCATCCCTTCATAACCTCTATAAATGCCGTAAACTTCTAAATTATAATAAAAAGCACTCCTTACGACGGCCCTGATAGCGGCATTCATTCCGGGGGCATCTCCCCCTGAAGTCAACACACCTATCTTTGTGATTGCATTATTTTCCATCTTCAATTTCGCTCGTTAGTTGTTTGAACATTAATTCAGCTGAGGCCAGATTGGTAGCCAAAGGAATATTATGAACATCACAAATTCTCATCAACATCTGTACATCTGGTTCATGGGGGTGTTTGTCCAAAGGGTCTCTAAAAAACACTACCAAATCAAGTTCTTTCTGAGCTGCCATGGCCGCTATCTGAGCATCCCCACCGTAAGGGCCTGACATTAATTTT is from Echinicola marina and encodes:
- a CDS encoding methylglyoxal synthase, giving the protein MEIALIAHDGKKADMVHFLSGFKDKLLGKNIQLFATGTTGSHIERSGFQVKKLMSGPYGGDAQIAAMAAQKELDLVVFFRDPLDKHPHEPDVQMLMRICDVHNIPLATNLASAELMFKQLTSEIEDGK
- the pfkA gene encoding 6-phosphofructokinase, whose amino-acid sequence is MENNAITKIGVLTSGGDAPGMNAAIRAVVRSAFYYNLEVYGIYRGYEGMIQNDIKQLDSSDIAYILERGGTFLKSARSMEFRTPEGRKKAYENLQKHGINALVVIGGDGSLTGAHLFYKEYGIPAIGLPGTIDNDLSGTDNTIGFDTACNTAIEAIDKIRDTATSHDRLFFVEVMGRDSGFIAINAGIGSAAAATLIPEKKMPVEALIDRLETRAKAKKQANVVIVAEGGKSGGALEISKKVKKHLPNYDIKVTILGHLQRGGSPTSYDRVLASKLGVAAVEGLIQGKCDVMAGVINNKVVFTPIKRAIVDDKEVDEEDFRVAKILST